CACTGCTTGGAGAAGTCCCTTTCAGCAAGGGCAATGTGATCATAAGCACTATGGCTACTCATGCTGGGTTTTGTGATCAAACTGCATTCCTCTCAAATGGGACCATAAAGGAGAATATTGTCGGCTTTTCTCCTTTTAATGAAGCGAGGTacgaagaagtcatcgacgCGACAGCTCTGAGACATGATATAGTCACTCTTCCTCAGGGTGACGAAACTAACATTGGATCTGACGGAATTGCTCTATCCGGAGGCCAGAAACAGCGTGTTTCTCTCGCACGAGCTCTGTACCTGCATTCCGAGCTTTTAGTGCTGGATGATATCTTCAGTGGCTTGGACGCAGACACAGAGGAGGAAGTATTCAGAAAAGTCTTCGGACCGGATGGCCTGCTCCGACGACGACGCGCGACAGTTCTCTTATGCACTCACAGCATCAGACATCTCCCTGCGGCGGATCATATAATAGCACTTGGCAACAACTCTGTCGTCGAGCAGGGCAGTTATGCTACGCTGGCAACAAGGCAAGGATATGTTCAGCGTCTAGGATTAACGGAAACCGGCAAAAGCGATGTGACACATGAGAAAGCGCCATCGAAAAGGACAATACGGAGCTCTAAGAACGACGTCTTAAATAGAACGATATCTATCACTTCATCACTGGGATCCAATATGCAGCAATCGCGGCAAGTAGGCGACAAAGCCGTATACAGGCATTACTTCAAGAGGATGGGGCTGTTTGTAGCCGCATGCAGTGTGATCTTCGCCGCTTTGTGGGGGTTCTTCATTAACTTTGCAACAGTTTGTGAGTGCACTCAATATTATGGTTATAGAACGCCATAGAGATCGGCTTTCTGACTCATTCTCGTGGTGCAGGGCTCACCTACTGGACCGATGATATTGGCTCCAACCGACCGGCGCATTCTTCCGCATACTACGCTAGCATCTATGCTACGTTCCAAGTATGCTGCATGATATCCCTACTTGTCACGGCGCTCGCGCTCCTCATTATTGCAGTGAAAcgagctggtgctggtctACACCAGGAAGCCTTGCGAACATTGATCCAAGCGCCACTTCAATTTTTTACCAATACGGATACGGGAATCGTGACAAATCTGTTCTCGCAGGATCTGAATTTGATAGACACGGAGCTACCCGAGGCCACACTCAACACCATTGTTTGTGTAAGCATACCTTTGAGTGACACTCTAAAAAGCCCTGGAGAAAGTCTCCATTTGTTCTGACACGTGTCTCTCAGGTTTTTGAAGCGATCGGACAAGCGGCTGTCATGCTCACTTCGTCTTTGTACTTGGCCATCAGTTATCCTTTCCTTGCTGCCCTACTCTATGTGGTTCAGAAGTTTTATCTTCGGACATCAAGGCAGCTGAGGCTCCTCGATCTTGAGGCTAAAAGTCCCTTATAGTGAGTCTACTTATTTCGTACCATTGTCTGTCAACCATGGGAGTTCTTCATTGTTCTGACAAAGACATATAGCACGCATTTCCTTGATACTCTCAAGGGCATCACGACTATCAGAGCCTTCGGTGAGTAAGCTATGGCATATGTGTCCGACCTATGGCCAACCTAGTATCCTCCTCATGCCTGCTTCTATAATTGGTTCTCGAATGATACAGTGCCGTGCTAACTAGACACTGTACAGGCTTCCTTACAAACGAAGTCGAAAAGAATGCTCGCTTAGTCAATAGCAGTCAGCAGCCTGCTTATCTTCTGCTTATGATCCAAGAGTGGTTGAACCTTGTTCTCAACCTTGTGGTAATGGTGATAGCAGTGGTGCTGACGATATTGGCTGTTCGGCTTCATTCAAACTCCGCCTTCGCTGGTGCATCTTTGGTTTCACTGATGAGCTTCGGAGATAGCATTTCCGGTATTGTCATCTTCTACACAAAACTAGAGACGTCTATTGGGGCAATCGCGCGACTCAAAGCTTTCAAAGAAACCGTGAAGCCGGAGGATACAGACAGCGAGGACATAATCCCTTCTGAACAGTGGCCCCAGAGTGGCATAGTCGAGCTGAAAGGCGTATCCGCAAGTTACGGGTAAAGGAGCTATCTTTCCATGCAAACGCCACCATGTAAAGCTAATGCTCACCAGGAGTAACCCCGCTGCTGAGAATGGATCAAACCACACGCCCACTCTTGCCCTCCGTAACATTCAACTTTCCATCAACGCCGGCTCTAAAGTTGCCATCTGCGGACGGACCGGCAGCGGCAAGTCCAGCCTTATTGCCCTCCTGCTTaaactcctccaccccctcccagaAACGGCCATGAGCGCAACCATCGACAACACTCCGCTCCACCGAATCAACCGACCTACCCTGCGCCAGCGTATCATCGCAGTTCCCCAGGAAGCCGTATTCCTACCAGACGGTTCCACCGTACAAGCAAACCTAGACCCCTCCTCCGTTTCCACACCTGAAGAATGTCAATCCATCCTTACCACTGTGGGGCTGTGGGATTTTGTTCAGGATCGTGGTGGCTTGAATGCTGGCATGAGTGCAGGCACATTCAGTGCCGGCCAGCGCCAACTCCTGTCGCTTGGCCGTGCACTTCTGAGACGTCGTGTCCGGGCAAATAAAGGCTCAGACAATGGGATACTGCTGCTGGATGAGGTCAGCTCCAGTGTGGATCATGAGACGGAGCGAGTGATGCAGAATATCATCCGGACGGAATTCAGACACTATACCGTCATTGCTGTGAGCCATAGGCTGGACATGATCATGGATTTTGATCGGGTGGTTGTGATGGATACGGGGGAGATCGTGGAGATTGGAAACCCTGCCGAATTGGCGGCGCAGCCGGGGTCTCGGTTCGGAGATTTGGTCAGTACAAGTGCTAAGTGAGTGATAGCCGTATGAAGCTACGGTGTGGTGTCTGTAGATTTCCGGCTAATTAAAGCGTGTGATGTTGTTTTCCTTTGTGTCTCCAACTTTTTATGAAGACGAGCTCTTCTCTACAATATATAATGATCACCCTGGAATAAGTTTGTGGCAGTCGGGACCTTAGCGAACGCTATACCAAGTGTCATGAGCCATAATAAAGCAATGAATAAATGCGTTTTCTTTGATCCATTGTTCCTCATTTACTGTCTCCTAGAATGAGTCTGCAACTATGTCTGACCTAGTTGACGATACACCTTGGTCATCGAAAACAACggcctctctcctctcttcgcTCGCCAATGATTCGTCGACCACATCAAATCCACACACCCATGTATCAACCGGCCCCATTTCTTCAAGAACCCTTCCGTAATCTCCCAGCTTCTAGGATCAGAAGGCTCTCCCCAGATAATCAACCCAAAGGGTCCAGTGGAAGTTCCATCCCAGAACCCCATGATATCCGTACAcaactcctcatcatcccagtcatcACCTTCCCGAATCAGATTATTCCTCATGATAGGACACGGAAACAAGTCAATCCAAGTGTGGTGAGGACTTAGGCGCTGAAGCTCCGTGGGCCGTAGACTATCTGGTAGAGTCGTAGCAACAAGCTCATCATGTCCAGGCCTCCCAAGTGAGAAGGGAGATATCGAGTCGTCTTTCATCCATTCCCATGTAATGCCAAGAGTAGCCATGTTTGCGACGAAGCCGCGATGGACATTCATCCtcgtgagggagaggagatggtCTGCTTGTGGGCAGTTCAACTGATAACTGGAGTGGAACTTGGCTAATTGTTGTAGTAAAATGTTCACTTTGTCTGTGCTAGGCATCTTAGCGCATAATGCATCGATTTTGGCTTGAGTGGATCGTGTGTTCCGGGTGGTTATTGTTGCTTTGCTATCTTCGCTGCCATTATGGCCTGTGTAGAAGCGGGTGAGGGTTGTGAGTTCGGGTTCTACATCTTGTCCCGGATGAGGTTGTGTACTTTGTGGCTCGCCAGTTGACTCTATATTCGAGGGCGTTTGAAGCGTTTGGACTGGATGGTAGTGTCCGTTCGAAGGGATAGAACGGGCTTGCGCGAGTCTTGCCTTATAGCCTGGTCGAGCATCAGCGAGTGTCCTCAGAATCAATCATGACGGTGGCTTACGACAGACTCTCTGATTCAACCGATTCTGGCGCTTCCTACGTTCCTTCGCATCCGATACACCGTACCAGTCATCATCGGGGAGTTTCTCAGCGACATAGATGACATGCGGATTTGCTGACTGCGGGGAAGCGTCGCGGGCCCTCATATTGGACGATTAAGTTATGACTTCGTGATCAGGAATAGTAGACTCCAGAAAAATGAGTGAATGTAGATTGCTGACCGCTAACAGATTCTTGCTTGCTCAAGTTCCAGCCAGTGGCTACAAGGTTGAGGTTTAAATCGGACTTTAGCACATTAACTTTGGTAACTCCGGGCCCACTGGCCGTTTTGGGGGGGCCAATGGCGCTAAATGCTGACCGCTAGCATTTTGAACCATTCTATCACGGACCCACTCAGGGTTTGCCGAATGAAATACTCAGTATTGGGGATAGAATCTTGATGGAAGGCTTGGCTAACATATACACGCCCAGGATGCAGGCAAGTTCGAGGTTAGACACTAGGTTTATATACCTGTCCCTGGGAGCTTGCTTACCAAATTTATATTGTATATCTTGACTCGCTAAATGTGCATTATTGGGAGATGACGTTCCGATCTCTGAGCTGATACACGTTTTAGATACCTC
The window above is part of the Aspergillus luchuensis IFO 4308 DNA, chromosome 8, nearly complete sequence genome. Proteins encoded here:
- a CDS encoding uncharacterized protein (COG:Q;~EggNog:ENOG410PKKR;~InterPro:IPR017871,IPR027417,IPR003593,IPR011527, IPR003439,IPR036640;~PFAM:PF00005,PF00664;~TransMembrane:14 (o27-47i68-87o93-113i125-147o153-172i266-287o307-328i379-397o403-424i882-908o928-952i1024-1044o1109-1130i1137-1160o);~go_component: GO:0016021 - integral component of membrane [Evidence IEA];~go_function: GO:0005524 - ATP binding [Evidence IEA];~go_function: GO:0016887 - ATPase activity [Evidence IEA];~go_function: GO:0042626 - ATPase-coupled transmembrane transporter activity [Evidence IEA];~go_process: GO:0055085 - transmembrane transport [Evidence IEA]); this encodes MPFTTGKENLLQLNRNSFDFNLQFEQLFFSIIPSALFIVTSLWRTLCQFRKPVVVNAPLFQLIKLGAITTYVGLELSLLVLVAVGSFQVTTMFIASSILNLVSALFMIILSVLDHSRSPRPSTLLSSYLFLTFLLDAAQARTLFLSSDNRIEISYSSIFSAALALKVCILLLEAQEKSRWIDWDEKKHSPEETSGIFSLGVFFWLNRMFLRGYRKVLGTEDLYPLDSSFDATSLNEEFSRNMDYSKLKGDKFGLVKVLVRTLKAPLLLPVIPRLAYLAFTFCQPLLLERLSNYLSQPRLDANTGYGFIGASLLIYSGLAISWAFTWYFHHRMRTMATSMLVTEIYKKATTAHIGAGDDNAVLTLMSTDMERIKMGLRSLHEIWASIIQAALAGWMLYTRLGVVFVAPMGVVIVCFSGLAILTNFTGDSQRAWMAGVQKRVGLTATVIASMKNLKISGLSAAIGDFVQRLRVEELAAGARFRQLAITAALLAYIPQLMSPPLTFAFTTRTLDATRVFTSLSFLTLLTSPFSQVFQSIPGLVSAIACLGRIQAFLECETHHDFRQVFAKITSKTDEVRGNDKSDFDGGLDELHHVEIKNGWFGWEADKFVLRDVSTQLPKASLTIVVGPVGSGKSTLCKALLGEVPFSKGNVIISTMATHAGFCDQTAFLSNGTIKENIVGFSPFNEARYEEVIDATALRHDIVTLPQGDETNIGSDGIALSGGQKQRVSLARALYLHSELLVLDDIFSGLDADTEEEVFRKVFGPDGLLRRRRATVLLCTHSIRHLPAADHIIALGNNSVVEQGSYATLATRQGYVQRLGLTETGKSDVTHEKAPSKRTIRSSKNDVLNRTISITSSLGSNMQQSRQVGDKAVYRHYFKRMGLFVAACSVIFAALWGFFINFATVWLTYWTDDIGSNRPAHSSAYYASIYATFQVCCMISLLVTALALLIIAVKRAGAGLHQEALRTLIQAPLQFFTNTDTGIVTNLFSQDLNLIDTELPEATLNTIVCVFEAIGQAAVMLTSSLYLAISYPFLAALLYVVQKFYLRTSRQLRLLDLEAKSPLYTHFLDTLKGITTIRAFGFLTNEVEKNARLVNSSQQPAYLLLMIQEWLNLVLNLVVMVIAVVLTILAVRLHSNSAFAGASLVSLMSFGDSISGIVIFYTKLETSIGAIARLKAFKETVKPEDTDSEDIIPSEQWPQSGIVELKGVSASYGSNPAAENGSNHTPTLALRNIQLSINAGSKVAICGRTGSGKSSLIALLLKLLHPLPETAMSATIDNTPLHRINRPTLRQRIIAVPQEAVFLPDGSTVQANLDPSSVSTPEECQSILTTVGLWDFVQDRGGLNAGMSAGTFSAGQRQLLSLGRALLRRRVRANKGSDNGILLLDEVSSSVDHETERVMQNIIRTEFRHYTVIAVSHRLDMIMDFDRVVVMDTGEIVEIGNPAELAAQPGSRFGDLVSTSAK
- a CDS encoding DUF3425 domain-containing protein (COG:S;~EggNog:ENOG410PQBQ;~InterPro:IPR021833;~PFAM:PF11905), whose amino-acid sequence is MRARDASPQSANPHVIYVAEKLPDDDWYGVSDAKERRKRQNRLNQRVCRYKARLAQARSIPSNGHYHPVQTLQTPSNIESTGEPQSTQPHPGQDVEPELTTLTRFYTGHNGSEDSKATITTRNTRSTQAKIDALCAKMPSTDKVNILLQQLAKFHSSYQLNCPQADHLLSLTRMNVHRGFVANMATLGITWEWMKDDSISPFSLGRPGHDELVATTLPDSLRPTELQRLSPHHTWIDLFPCPIMRNNLIREGDDWDDEELCTDIMGFWDGTSTGPFGLIIWGEPSDPRSWEITEGFLKKWGRLIHGCVDLMWSTNHWRAKRGERPLFSMTKVYRQLGQT